One segment of Monomorium pharaonis isolate MP-MQ-018 chromosome 6, ASM1337386v2, whole genome shotgun sequence DNA contains the following:
- the LOC105828822 gene encoding probable serine/threonine-protein kinase clkA yields the protein MKTVNTDFFYFNKIALFLNTGPDILANFAKNVASVLSPAILGDIHSRNNRSSFLSTLTVSDKLNNLNSRSVLNNIVDKTSNAATYYKSRSYPYNELYENSSEGLESSEENERLDESLRENSYLRQEQPNFYRSYGFSENNGNIDATARPNDNIEPVASSQVGSIQDSATNLYSTYHGFPKAAFPHGPFLDKPYGGFHGFGPYGHHHGHHHGHHSYGGGSSEEASPEESARIENNGTNRPYGPPYFGEPYPSFPYGGYGNDFYGPYHRNRTDSPENGHNRHYGYGPYGPYNDGHDFYGPPGYGYGYGNRNGNGNGNGNNGNDNNNNNQRQTEEPGNGNGNGNGDQNNATKNGYSPPYGPPWVKPLLGTLHPHGFPYPLPLHPYDHGVFKGGPVVGVGPVGYPIFADPFLVGFPLHPYGPFFPGKKYLPKNKPADSGESTEAPAELTENETPERITATEEVVAPASSSNRFKTTGRKDLKRINLVNLQTRRV from the coding sequence gactttttttactttaataaaattgctctttttttaaatacaggtCCGGATATCCTGGCCAACTTCGCTAAAAATGTAGCGTCAGTATTATCACCAGCCATCCTGGGCGATATACATTCTCGCAACAATCGATCGTCCTTTCTATCCACTTTGACAGTATCCGACAAGCTCAATAACTTGAATTCACGCTCAGTCCTGAATAACATAGTCGATAAAACGTCAAACGCAGCCACCTATTACAAATCACGCTCTTATCCCTACAACGAGCTCTACGAGAACTCTTCTGAAGGACTCGAAAGCTCCGAAGAGAACGAGCGACTCGACGAGTCCCTACGAGAGAATTCCTATCTGCGCCAAGAACAGCCGAATTTTTACAGATCTTACggtttttcagaaaataacgGTAACATTGATGCGACTGCGAGACCCAACGATAATATCGAGCCAGTAGCTAGTAGCCAGGTCGGCAGTATCCAGGACTCGGCTACCAATCTATATTCTACTTATCATGGCTTTCCGAAGGCAGCCTTTCCCCACGGACCATTTTTAGATAAACCCTACGGTGGCTTCCATGGTTTCGGGCCGTACGGGCATCATCACGGACACCATCACGGACACCATTCGTATGGTGGTGGTTCTTCGGAAGAGGCAAGTCCGGAGGAGAGCGCGCGAATAGAGAATAATGGAACCAACCGACCTTACGGTCCACCCTACTTCGGCGAGCCTTATCCCTCATTTCCCTATGGGGGGTATGGTAATGACTTCTATGGACCTTATCATAGAAACAGGACTGATTCTCCGGAAAATGGACACAACAGACATTATGGTTATGGACCTTACGGACCTTACAACGACGGACACGATTTCTATGGACCGCCCGGTTATGGTTACGGCTATGGTAATCGCAATGGCAATGGTAATGGCAATGGTAATAATGgcaatgataataataacaataaccaAAGACAAACCGAAGAACCGGGTAATGGTAATGGTAATGGCAATGGCGATCAGAATAATGCAACAAAAAACGGGTACTCGCCTCCTTATGGGCCCCCTTGGGTCAAGCCACTACTGGGGACTTTGCACCCCCACGGTTTCCCTTACCCTTTGCCTCTTCACCCCTACGACCATGGGGTATTCAAGGGCGGCCCTGTGGTCGGGGTTGGCCCCGTTGGCTATCCCATATTTGCCGATCCGTTTCTAGTTGGCTTCCCACTTCATCCTTACGGACCCTTCTTTCCCGGTAAGAAATATCTACCGAAGAACAAACCCGCCGATTCAGGTGAATCAACGGAGGCACCAGCCGAACTGACGGAGAATGAAACTCCCGAACGAATCACTGCGACCGAGGAGGTGGTAGCACCGGCTTCGAGCTCGAATCGATTTAAGACAACGGGACGAAAAGACTTAAAACGGATCAACCTGGTTAATCTCCAGACCCGAAGAGTCTAA
- the LOC105828829 gene encoding proline-rich extensin-like protein EPR1, with product MRYWKLLWAAVLVAVLSTCHADANRERSKRAIENSPQFQGYIYEPPSKPFTLPTEGSRTSLVTLRPTTVTLPPYTYTTPRIQTTIRTVPPPPRTSTRIVTEGYTYTTPRTPFPPTPPPPPRTPPTPPPPPRTSTSVITERYTYTTPRTPFPPYTYTTPRIQTTIRTLPPPPRTPPPPPRTPPPPPRTPPPPPRTPPPPPRTPPPPPRTPPPPPPRTTEGYVYSTPGTEFTLPPRTPPPRTQPPRTQPPRTPPPRTPPPRTPPPRTPPPRTPPPQTQPPYLPPVKTPPPYTPPPRTPPPQTFPPITRPPYTPPPYTPPSRTPPPQTPPPRTPPPYIPPPRTPPPQTPPPRTPPPYIPPPRTPPPYTRPPQTPPPRTPPPYTPPPRTPPPQTPPPRTPPPYTPPPYTPPPRTPPPQTPPPRTPPPYTPPPYTLPPRTPPPQTPPPRTPPPYTPPPQTPPPRTPATYLPPVKTPPPRTPPPYTPPPRTPPPQTPPPRTPPPYTPPPYTPPPRTPPPQTPPPRTQPPYTPPPYTPPPRTPPPQTPPPRTPPPYTPPPYTPPPRTPPPQTPPPRTPPPYIPPPRTPPPQTPPPRTPPPYTPPPYTPPPRTPPPQTPPPRTPPPYIPPPRTPPPQTPPPRTPPPRTPGYVYTTPPTIFTFPPATRPTLPPPLPPKTAPSYLPPSPTRPPYVPPTPRTTTEGYDYEAGSFDNEQGTYSPTKRPTTPRLPPTTERFTPRVTTQYTTRPTPRLTTRVTPPSTYLPPYSTPPTRYTPTTTRYTPTTTRYTPTTTRYTPTTTRYTPTRYTPTTTRYTPTTTKYTPTVRTTYSTSTYTQTTGTRPPPYLPPSTPRPVYPTVTAPPPPSPIYSITPSTPTLPPPTGRPAPPPTLPPTTPRPTLGYNYPIPDIPFDTRKR from the exons ATGCGTTAT TGGAAGCTGCTGTGGGCGGCCGTTCTGGTGGCCGTGCTCTCCACGTGTCATGCAGATGCAAACCGTGAGAGAAGCAAACGTGCGATAGAGAACAGCCCACAGTTTCAAGGTTATATCTATGAACCGCCGTCTAAGCCTTTTACTTTACCCACTGA AGGATCACGGACAAGTCTAGTGACGTTAAGGCCAACGACAGTGACATTGCCACCGTATACTTATACTACTCCAAGGATTCAAACAACGATAAGAACAGTACCACCGCCACCAAGAACATCAACACGTATAGTGACAGAaggatatacatatacaactCCAAGAACTCCATTCCCACC aacaccaccaccaccacctaGAACACCGCCaacgccaccaccaccaccaagAACGTCAACAAGTGTGATAACAGagagatatacatatacaactCCAAGAACTCCATTCCCACCATATACTTACACAACTCCAAGGATTCAAACAACAATAAGAACACTGCCACCGCCACCAAGaacgccaccaccaccacctaGAACGCCGCCACCTCCTCCGAGaacaccaccaccaccaccaagAACGCCACCACCACCTCCGAGAACACCACCACCTCCTCCGAGAacgccgccaccaccaccaccaagAACAACTGAAGGATACGTTTATTCAACTCCAGGAACAGAGTTTACATTGCCACCAAGAACACCGCCACCAAGAACACAGCCACCAAGAACACAGCCACCAAGAACACCGCCACCAAGAACACCGCCACCAAGAACACCGCCACCAAGAACACCGCCACCAAGAACACCGCCGCCACAAACACAACCACCATATTTACCACCTGTTAAAACGCCGCCACCATATACTCCTCCCCCGAGGACACCACCTCCTCAAACTTTTCCACCAATAACACGGCCGCCATACACGCCACCGCCATATACCCCTCCCTCGAGAACACCACCTCCTCAAACTCCTCCACCAAGAACGCCGCCACCATATATTCCTCCCCCGAGAACACCACCTCCTCAAACTCCTCCACCAAGAACACCACCACCATATATTCCTCCACCGAGAACACCGCCACCATACACGCGGCCTCCTCAAACTCCTCCACCAAGAACGCCGCCGCCATATACGCCTCCTCCAAGAACACCGCCTCCTCAAACTCCCCCACCAAGAACACCACCGCCATATACGCCACCGCCATATACTCCTCCCCCTAGAACACCACCTCCTCAAACTCCTCCACCAAGAACACCGCCGCCATATACACCACCGCCATATACTCTTCCCCCTAGAACACCACCTCCTCAAACTCCTCCACCAAGAACACCGCCACCATACACGCCTCCTCCACAAACACCTCCACCAAGAACACCAGCAACATATTTACCACCTGTCAAAACCCCACCACCAAGAACGCCACCACCATATACTCCTCCCCCGAGAACACCACCTCCTCAAACTCCTCCACCAAGAACACCGCCGCCATATACGCCACCGCCATATACTCCTCCCCCGAGAACACCACCTCCTCAAACTCCTCCACCAAGAACACAGCCACCATATACGCCACCGCCATATACTCCTCCCCCGAGAACACCACCTCCTCAAACCCCTCCACCAAGAACACCGCCGCCATATACACCACCGCCATATACTCCTCCCCCGAGAACACCACCTCCTCAAACTCCTCCACCAAGAACACCACCACCATATATTCCTCCCCCAAGAACACCACCTCCTCAAACTCCTCCACCAAGAACACCGCCGCCATATACGCCACCGCCATACACTCCTCCCCCGAGAACACCACCTCCTCAAACTCCTCCACCAAGAACACCGCCACCATATATTCCTCCTCCGAGAACACCTCCTCCGCAAACTCCTCCACCAAGAACTCCACCTCCCCGAACGCCAggatatgtatatactacGCCACCAACAATCTTTACTTTCCCTCCTGCAACCAGGCCAACACTACCTCCTCCACTTCCACCTAAAACTGCACCTTCTTACCTACCGCCTTCTCCAACTAGACCTCCTTATGTACCGCCAACTCCAAGGACAACAACAGAAGGATATGACTATGAAGCTGGCTCATTTGACAATGAACAAGGAACGTATTCTCCTACCAAAAGACCAACTACTCCACGATTACCACCAACTACTGAAAGATTTACCCCAAGAGTTACTACACAATATACCACACGACCTACTCCTCGCTTGACTACTCGAGTCACTCCGCCATCTACCTATCTTCCGCCTTACTCTACGCCACCCACTAGATACACTCCAACCACAACCAGATACACTCCAACCACGACCAGATACACTCCAACTACGACTAGATATACTCCAACCACAACTAGATACACTCCAACGAGATATACTCCAACTACGACCAGATATACGCCTACCACTACAAAATATACTCCAACTGTAAGAACGACTTATTCGACTAGCACATACACTCAAACCACGGGTACTCGACCACCACCGTATCTTCCACCGTCAACCCCGAGGCCAGTATATCCAACTGTGACGGCGCCACCGCCACCCTCGCCGATTTACAGCATTACACCCAGCACGCCGACATTGCCGCCACCGACTGGAAGACCGGCACCACCTCCAACTCTGCCGCCCACGACACCCAGGCCAACATTAGGATACAATTACCCGATTCCCGATATTCCGTTTGATACTCGCAAACGATGA
- the LOC105828804 gene encoding prisilkin-39 has product MACLKLYLVLLLAIAIGVAVAKPGYLGYGYGFYPYSYGFKFPFYGYGHGYGYGHGYGHGYGGYGGYGYPYGGYGGYGHYGYHG; this is encoded by the exons ATGGCGTGCCTGAAGCTT TACCTTGTTCTGCTCTTGGCCATTGCAATTGGCGTAGCAGTTGCAAAACCGGGATATTTAGGCTATGGATATGGTTTCTATCCGTACAGCTATGGATTTAAATTCCCATTCTACGGCTATGGTCATGGTTACGGATATGGACATGGATATGGACATGGATATGGTGGCTATGGCGGATACG GATATCCGTACGGTGGTTACGGTGGTTACGGTCATTACGGTTACCACGGTTAA